Within Claveliimonas bilis, the genomic segment GGAATGGTTACAGGTTGTCCTCTTCACAACCTGATCCCGGAATGGAACGATGAAGTCTATCATGGAAATTTTTCACAGGCTCTTTGGCGCCTTAGAAAAACAAACAATTTCCCGGAATTTACCGGACGCGTATGTCCTGCACTCTGCGAAAAAGCCTGCATATGCGGTCTGAATGATGATCCGGTTACCATTAAAGACAATGAACTTTTCATCATCGAAACCGGCTTTGCATCAGGAAATATGCAGCCTGTCATTCCGCCCGTACGCACCGGAAAAACCGTAGCTGTCATCGGCAGCGGTCCTGCAGGGCTTGCCGTTGCTGATCAGCTGAATCAACGTGGGCATCAGGTTACTGTATTCGAACGGGAAGACCGTCCCGGCGGACTTCTTATGTACGGCATTCCAAATATGAAGCTGGATAAATCCATCGTGCTCCGTCGTCTCTCTCTTATGGAGACAGAAGGGATCCGCTTTGTTACAAATGCAGATGTAGGGAAAAATATAGACGCAAAAAAAATCCTGAAAGATTATGATGCCGTGGTTCTTTGCTGCGGCTCCAAAAAGCCGCGGGATCTGGTCGGTGAAAACCGCCAGGTAAAAGGGATTTATTTCGCCGTGGACTTCCTGACTGCCGCCACCAAACATCTGATGGATCAGACATCTCCCATCTCTGCCAAAGGGAAAAAGGTAGTCATTGTAGGAGGCGGTGATACCGGGAACGACTGTGTCGGCACCTGCATCCGCCAGGGCTGCACCTCTGTCACCCAGATTGAAATGATGC encodes:
- a CDS encoding glutamate synthase subunit beta, which produces MGKPTGFLEYQRTENPSSAPKERIQDYHEFHPPLSAEERQKQGARCMNCGVPFCQSALVLKGMVTGCPLHNLIPEWNDEVYHGNFSQALWRLRKTNNFPEFTGRVCPALCEKACICGLNDDPVTIKDNELFIIETGFASGNMQPVIPPVRTGKTVAVIGSGPAGLAVADQLNQRGHQVTVFEREDRPGGLLMYGIPNMKLDKSIVLRRLSLMETEGIRFVTNADVGKNIDAKKILKDYDAVVLCCGSKKPRDLVGENRQVKGIYFAVDFLTAATKHLMDQTSPISAKGKKVVIVGGGDTGNDCVGTCIRQGCTSVTQIEMMPKLPDERLASNPWPEWPRICKTDYGQEEACALFGHDPRIYETTVKEFLSDEKGHLTGIRTVKVRFENGKMTEVKDSEQIIEADLLLIATGFTGCEDYITDAFQLERTARGTISTAPSSFAAGKEKVFTAGDVRRGQSLVVWAIAEGRQCAREVDQYLMGYTNM